CGTAACTTCACCCAGAACACTGACGGTGCCTTCCTGAGGCAGGCTAATACCAGCCATCAGCTTCAGTAAGGAGGATTTGCCGGCACCATTGTTGCCAATCAAGGCAATCCGTTCTCCTTCATGGAGTGAAATATTAACACCACGAATGACTTCATGTTCTTTTTTGCCCAGTCCTCTGTAACGCAGTCGGGTTTGATGAAACTGTACAATAGGGATCAACGGTTCAGCCGCAGAAGCAATCGTTAGGCGCTCGGAATTCACCAACTGATTGGGAACGTCGCGTGCCAAGTTCGAATCGGATGAAGGTTTATTTTGCAAAGAAACGGATGGAATGGATAGGTAATTGTCGGCAAAATAAACGTTTGCTTCTTCCACCGTAATTGGGAAGCGTTGTCCTGAACTTGACGGGTCCGCATTTGTTTTTATTCCCTGCGTTAACTCCGCAGCCTGGATAGAGGCACGTGTCACCTCAGGAGGTTGAATGCCCAGCTGCTCCAGATCAGTAATGCGATTCAAGCCTTCCCTAACAGGAAGATTCCACAAGACCCGGCCTTTGTCCATCAGTACCACATCTGCGCAAAAGTCAGCGATAAATTCAGTATGGTGTTCGATGACGATAATCGTCTTACCATATTCCATATTCAATCTGGAAAGGCACTCATAGATGAGTCTCGCATGCTGCGGGTCAAGCTGTGAGACAGGTTCATCCACGATCAGGATATCCGGGTCGAGCGACAGAGCTCCGGCCAGAGCGAGCAGATGTTTTTGCCCACCACTCAATTCCCAGATGAATCGGTTATGAATGGCATCCAGCCCACACATGGCAAGTGCGCGTTCACCGAGCTCCCGATAGTTGGGCAGTCCGTAATTGAGTGGTGCAAAGCAAGCCTCGTCCAAGACGGTGGGCCGTACGAGCTGGTTGTCGAAATCCTGATAGACGTAACCGATCTTTCTGGACAGGTCTGCAACACTTCGGCCTTCGGCAGACATGCCAAGTACATTAACTTCACCGGAGAAGTCTCCTGTGTAGAATTGAGGAATAAGGCCATTGAACAACTTGCACAGGGTGGATTTGCCGCAGCCGTTGCCCCCAATAATGGCTGTAAAACTGCCTCGTGGGAGTTCAAGCGAAGCTCCGTTCAGGACAGGCTCTTCCGAGCCAGGATACGTAAAGATGACATTTTGAATGGAAATGGCAGAATCCGATGGGGTAACAGAAGATGGTGTGGACATTTCATTATGCATAAGGGCTGTTCTCCGTACCAGGTACCGTTTTGTTTTTGCTCCGTTTAGCACGCATGACCAGTAATGTCACCACGGCAACCAGTGCGGCAGCTCCGATACTAATCCAGATTGATGCCGAACCATATTGATCTGCATAGTCCGTCTCCCAAACAGCGAAGTTGATATCCATTTCGGACAGGGATTCCGCTCCAAAGGCAAGTGCAAGCAGCAGCACACCAATCAGGATCAGTTTCGGACGGAAGAAGCCGATTCCTTCATATTTCATCCCTGGATTACGAGGTTTGATGCCGAGCAGGGGTTCAATTTTGCCATAGAGCAGAGGTACGAGATACAGCGTAGGCAGCAGAGCGAACAGGATGCCTGAGAACAGTACGTCATTCAGAAAGCCAACCCCTTCGATCAGTACAACACTTTCCGCAAGGCCAGGGACAGCTTCCAGCTGCTCTACACCAATCCACACTTTACCGATATCCACCAGTGAACTGAGGAACTGATGAATGACGACTCCCGTCATGGCTGCGATTCCGACCTGTCTGCGGTTGCGAGGATCACTGACCATACGCCCTGCGACATACATGGCAAAGGAAAAGGTAATGAATTTCTCCAGCTCGCCCAGTCCGCCGAATTGCCCCAGCATCAGCTCACCGAAGATCACTTCACCAAGAGCCGCACCAAGGGCAGCAATCATGGGGTGGAACAAAATGCAAAGTGTCAACGGAATGAAGGCAAAGTACTCAACAGACAATTCAATCGGTCCAAGTTGGAGCTTGGGAATAAGCTCTGTGAACATGTTGGACAAGCCGTACAGTGACATGGAAAGCACAAACACCATCATTTTCTGTGAAGACGTCAGCGTATAACGCTCAGTCATCTTCTTCATCGTTACATACCTCCCTGAAAGTTGGTGATCATCATAGCCACAGTCTAGGGGCGGAGTATTAACGGGAAAGAAGACATTTGTAAATCAAATGTAATTTTTATTACATAATCTAAAATTGATGAAAAAAATATTACAAACATAAACCACTTCTTATTCTCTCAACTGATATACTGAGTGCAGAGCGAGAAAAGGAGTGCATACGGAATGAATTTGTTTACTCATAAAGAACAGCTGTCTCCAGGCCATCTGAAAATTGCTGATTTTGTTGAACGCAATCCGGAAGAGATTCTGTTCATGACAGAACAAGAGATTGCCGACAGGCTGGGGGTCAGTATTGCGACCGTATCTCGTTTCTGGCGGGCGGTTGGATATGATAATGCCAAAGCGTTCAAAATCCGGCTTCGTACATCCGAAGACACTACACCTGCGCTCAAATTAAATAAAACCATATCCCGTATGGATACGGACAGCCTTCCCGTTCAGTTACTGGAGGCCTCCGTCAGCCATTTGCAGGAGACGTTGTCTCATATGAAGCATGGAGATCTGGAGCACGCAGCAGCCATCCTTGCAGAAGCACGAAGAGTATATGTATATGCTCCAGGACCTTCCGCTGGTTTGGCGGAATTATTGTCCTTTCGGCTATCCCGATTCGGATTGACCGTCATCCACCTCGCCGGAGGTGGTCATGAATTATTGGAATCACTGATGCACATGCAGCGGGAGGATGTTGTGCTGCTGATGTGCTTTACAAGGCTCTTGCCTGAGGCAGAGGTCATTTTGGATTATGCCAGAGATACAGGCAGCAAAGCCGTACTTGTAACAGATCGGGAAGACCTGTTGTATGGCTTGGCGACGGAGTTATCTTTTTACGTTAGCAGAGGGGAGCTTGGCGAATTTCATTCCATGGTTACTCCACTCCTGTTGATGGAACAACTGGTACTGGCGGTGGGTTTGAGGCAGAAGGAGCATGCGCTGTCCAAGCTGGAACGACTCGCTGATCTGCGCAGTCGATATGCAGACAAATTGCCGCGAGGCTGATAGATGAACAGAGCAGCTTAATGCACAGAAACGACTACAGATAACATCAGAGGTATGGAAGGTTATACCATAATTAGGGGCGGTTACTCCGCCTCTTTTTGTGTTAGAATTTCCTCATGAAAAATAATGTTTAGACGGTTAGTTTATTGGGTATAAAAAGGCAAACCGTAACCGCATTGTTAAAAATTGATTTGGGAGTGATCCAATTGACTGCAATTGGAGTATACAATAATAGAGTCGTCTCTATTCAGTTGGATACATAATTGCAATACAGCAGGAACTGCCAGAATGAGAACGGTTTAATCATGGGAAGAAGTCAGGGAGTGGGGATCGCTTTGCCTATAGTAGATATGGAAAAAAAAGATGTTGTCACCGATGCGTTGGTCATTAAGGCCATGGAGAAAAGTCTGGCTATCATTCGATTCGATATGGAGCGACGGGTTACGTATGTAAATGAAGTCTTTGCCCAGACGATGGGTTATACGGTAGGCGAGATGTATGGTATGCAGCATGAGCAATTTTGTTTCGATGAATTCGTGAAAAGCCCTGACTATAATGCGTTTTGGAGCAGTATTTTTAACGGTACCAGCTTCCAGGACAAGGTTGAACGCAAAGATGCAAAGGGAAATCCCGTATGGCTTGAGGCAACATATATGCCTGTCTATGATGAAATGAACCAGAACATACTAGGTGTGTCCAAAATAGCGACAAACATCACGACCCGTCAGAACAATATTTCAGCTGTAGTTAATGAACTGAAGACGATGTCACATGATTTGAACGAACATGCCGATATCGGTATTGAGCGAAGCCGTGAGTTGATGTCCAGTATCACGTATATATCTGAAGTTTCCGCCCACAATCGAGCGACACTGAATCACTTGCAAGAACAGGCTCGTTCTATCCAGGGAGTTGTCAAAACGATTCGCGAAATTGCGTCGCAGACCCAGCTTCTGGCCCTGAACGCTGCGATTGAAGCAGCTCATGCAGGCGAATATGGTCGCGGGTTCGATGTTGTAGCCAAGGAAGTACGGAAACTTTCGGCCATGGTCGAAAATTCCATTAATGAGATTCGGGATAGTGTGAATGGGATCACCAAAGAAATTACGAACATCTCTGGCGGGACACAGGAGGTTGAAGGTTACGTGGAGCGAAGTCAGCAGCAAATTGAGGTGGCGTTGAATGATTTTACAACCATTGCGGCGTCTGCACATTTACTGGATGCGAAGGCGCAACACGTAACCAAAATCGTATAGATATGATAAACTCCATAACTCTGTAGGGAAGCGGGTGCCAATAGAGGCATCTGCTTTTTTGTTGTTCAAAAAACGGGAATTATTGTGAGCAATCAAGGAAACAATACTCAGTGATACCAAGGAAGTCTAGATAATGGGGTGAGCCGGATGTGGTCAAAAATACTTTCTTATTTGCCGGACTGGCCTATTTGGGCACAGGCCTTTTTATTATTTTTGGTGCCGATATTGTGTATGAAAGGATACCAGTGGTTGCGATCATCCTTAAAAAAAGGAACCTTTTCAAATAATGTTCATTCCAATCAGGAGGAATCGTCCAAAACTTCTTCTAATGAAGAGACAGGAAGTTACGCAAATATTCGACTTACCGGGGATTATGCTAAGGATCTGATTAGTGTAAAAACTACATTTGGTCAAAATTCAGACGTATGTATACGGGAGTTTGCTATAAGAGGAACGAATACCCCAGCGGCTGTTATCTATGTGGAAGGATTGGTCGATCATGATCGGTTAGATACTCACATCTTCACGCCTCTAATGATTAGGGGGGTCCCCAACACAGAGCAGAATATATTTGAAGAACCGATAGAAGAAAATGAACTCAGAGCTTACGTCAGGCGTAGTCTTTTACCGGTTGGTGAACTACTGGAAGTCGAGACACTGCAAGAAGCAGCACAAGCAGTGCTTCATGGTAAAAATGCTCTGCTTATTGAAGGTATTTCCGGAGCTTTTATTGTTGGTTCAGCCAAGGGGAAAAGCCGCAGTCTGGAAGAGCCGGTCTCGGAGGCATTGCTTCGCGGGCCAAGGATCGGTTTTACCGAGCGGTTAAGCGATAATACCGGAATATTGCGGCAATTCGGAGGCAACAATGCCTTGTTTATGACCAAACACCAGGTGGGTACCAGGGTGAAAAGGGAACTGGTTATTGCGTATATTGAGGACATTGCCAATGCCGACCTTGTCGCTGAGGTGGAAAAACGAGTGCAGGACCTGGATATGGATATCATGCTGGAATCCGGATATGTGGAGCAACTGATTGAAGATGATGAGCTTAGCCCCTTCCAACAGGTACAGAATACAGAGAGGCCCGACCGCGTAGTCAGTGGGTTGTTAGAAGGGCGTGTAGCTATTTTACTGGATGGGACACCATTTGCATTAATAGTGCCATCGACTTTTAGCATGCTGCTTCAATCTCCCGAAGATTATTACGAGCGCTGGATTCCGGGGACATTTCTGCGTATGCTTCGTTTCTTGGCTGCTACGATTGCACTGCTAGCACCTGCTTTGTATATCTCCTTTATCTCATTCCATCCGGGTCTTATTCCGACCAAGCTAGCTTTAACCATTATTCAAACCAGACAAGGTGTGCCTTTCCCGTCTGTTATTGAGGCGCTGATTATGGAGACCTCGATTGAAATTTTGCGGGAAGCAGGCATTCGTCTACCCAAGCCAATTGGACCCGCAATGGGTATCGTAGGTGGTCTGATTATTGGGGATGCCGCAGTACAGGCCGGAATTGTCAGCCCGTTTCTGGTTATTGTTGTGGCAGTCACTGCGATTTCTTCGTTCTCCATCCCTACATATAGTGCCGGGATAACACTTCGTATATTGCGCTTTGTAGGAATGTTCAGTGCGGCGATCTATGGATTGTTTGGGGTAGTCATGTTTTTCTTGTTGCTCTGCAGTCATCTCGTTCGGTTAAAAAGCTTTGGAGTACCTTATGTCACTCCGGCTGTGCCTTACAGCTTATCGGATTGGAAAGATTTCTTTATTCGGGCACCTTTAGGAATGATGAAGAAGCGTCCAAGTATGATGCATCCCAAAGACCCTGATCGCAAAAAGTAGGCATATCGGATATTCAGGAGGTGAACCATGAATCGTAAACAAGACCAACTGACGACAGTTCAAGCCGCAGCCTTTATCATCAACTACATGTTGGGGGCAGGAATCCTGACACTTCCTCGAACCACGGTGACGGCTGCAGGTACGCCTGACGTATGGATTTCAATAATATTGTCCGGTCTGTTAGTTATGGTGATGGGTATAATCCTGGTGACTCTGTGCCGACGATTTCCAGGGAAGACGGTATTCCAGTTCA
Above is a window of Paenibacillus sp. E222 DNA encoding:
- a CDS encoding methyl-accepting chemotaxis protein encodes the protein MGRSQGVGIALPIVDMEKKDVVTDALVIKAMEKSLAIIRFDMERRVTYVNEVFAQTMGYTVGEMYGMQHEQFCFDEFVKSPDYNAFWSSIFNGTSFQDKVERKDAKGNPVWLEATYMPVYDEMNQNILGVSKIATNITTRQNNISAVVNELKTMSHDLNEHADIGIERSRELMSSITYISEVSAHNRATLNHLQEQARSIQGVVKTIREIASQTQLLALNAAIEAAHAGEYGRGFDVVAKEVRKLSAMVENSINEIRDSVNGITKEITNISGGTQEVEGYVERSQQQIEVALNDFTTIAASAHLLDAKAQHVTKIV
- a CDS encoding spore germination protein; its protein translation is MWSKILSYLPDWPIWAQAFLLFLVPILCMKGYQWLRSSLKKGTFSNNVHSNQEESSKTSSNEETGSYANIRLTGDYAKDLISVKTTFGQNSDVCIREFAIRGTNTPAAVIYVEGLVDHDRLDTHIFTPLMIRGVPNTEQNIFEEPIEENELRAYVRRSLLPVGELLEVETLQEAAQAVLHGKNALLIEGISGAFIVGSAKGKSRSLEEPVSEALLRGPRIGFTERLSDNTGILRQFGGNNALFMTKHQVGTRVKRELVIAYIEDIANADLVAEVEKRVQDLDMDIMLESGYVEQLIEDDELSPFQQVQNTERPDRVVSGLLEGRVAILLDGTPFALIVPSTFSMLLQSPEDYYERWIPGTFLRMLRFLAATIALLAPALYISFISFHPGLIPTKLALTIIQTRQGVPFPSVIEALIMETSIEILREAGIRLPKPIGPAMGIVGGLIIGDAAVQAGIVSPFLVIVVAVTAISSFSIPTYSAGITLRILRFVGMFSAAIYGLFGVVMFFLLLCSHLVRLKSFGVPYVTPAVPYSLSDWKDFFIRAPLGMMKKRPSMMHPKDPDRKK
- a CDS encoding cell division protein FtsQ, which produces MKKMTERYTLTSSQKMMVFVLSMSLYGLSNMFTELIPKLQLGPIELSVEYFAFIPLTLCILFHPMIAALGAALGEVIFGELMLGQFGGLGELEKFITFSFAMYVAGRMVSDPRNRRQVGIAAMTGVVIHQFLSSLVDIGKVWIGVEQLEAVPGLAESVVLIEGVGFLNDVLFSGILFALLPTLYLVPLLYGKIEPLLGIKPRNPGMKYEGIGFFRPKLILIGVLLLALAFGAESLSEMDINFAVWETDYADQYGSASIWISIGAAALVAVVTLLVMRAKRSKNKTVPGTENSPYA
- a CDS encoding MurR/RpiR family transcriptional regulator; amino-acid sequence: MNLFTHKEQLSPGHLKIADFVERNPEEILFMTEQEIADRLGVSIATVSRFWRAVGYDNAKAFKIRLRTSEDTTPALKLNKTISRMDTDSLPVQLLEASVSHLQETLSHMKHGDLEHAAAILAEARRVYVYAPGPSAGLAELLSFRLSRFGLTVIHLAGGGHELLESLMHMQREDVVLLMCFTRLLPEAEVILDYARDTGSKAVLVTDREDLLYGLATELSFYVSRGELGEFHSMVTPLLLMEQLVLAVGLRQKEHALSKLERLADLRSRYADKLPRG
- a CDS encoding ABC transporter ATP-binding protein — translated: MHNEMSTPSSVTPSDSAISIQNVIFTYPGSEEPVLNGASLELPRGSFTAIIGGNGCGKSTLCKLFNGLIPQFYTGDFSGEVNVLGMSAEGRSVADLSRKIGYVYQDFDNQLVRPTVLDEACFAPLNYGLPNYRELGERALAMCGLDAIHNRFIWELSGGQKHLLALAGALSLDPDILIVDEPVSQLDPQHARLIYECLSRLNMEYGKTIIVIEHHTEFIADFCADVVLMDKGRVLWNLPVREGLNRITDLEQLGIQPPEVTRASIQAAELTQGIKTNADPSSSGQRFPITVEEANVYFADNYLSIPSVSLQNKPSSDSNLARDVPNQLVNSERLTIASAAEPLIPIVQFHQTRLRYRGLGKKEHEVIRGVNISLHEGERIALIGNNGAGKSSLLKLMAGISLPQEGTVSVLGEVTHRSSLEQLAGKVAYIFQNSSEMFIEDSVRKEVAYFLKNRRIPDADQQVAHVLDRFRLTPLQERDARLLSGGQQRRVTLAIGAAMKPSLMLLDEPTANLDLATREELIGVLDELDQHVRTTVIATHDMQLVTQWASRVIVLHHGQVEADGTPADVFADESLLRRSGLALTQIMELSHRMGLPTLSPTTEAFVDNLLTQSLTKEDMHHAACPQLV